AAACAAATATTGCTACAGATTTGACTGCAGAAGTGCCTTGGTTTCTTTCTGCTTCTGCTGCCAGCCTCATAATTGAAGAAACTGATGGAATTTCTGAAACTAGCAATCATTAATATTCTGTTGGTTCGATGGGAACTAAAAACTGCCTGGCTACAAATTTTTCTTCTTCTGCATTTTCAGACTCTGAATAGTTGATTTTGGAGAGTAAATCTAAGAAGCTACTTCAGTTTGAGAGGTCAGCAGCAACATGGAGCTAAGAAGTTCAGCTTTGGCCATTATGTCATTTTCTTGTGTTATGCACACTCAGACACGTACAACTTTAATATGTGGTTGTATGTTATCTGGTTGAAAATTTAGTTGACATTAATTTTCACTTTGTTTACCATTTATCACTGTGAAAAATTCTAAATTTTACTCAAAGAACAAAGTCCATTTGttgtattagattttttttttttttttttttggttgtagTTTCTTCTTTCATTGATTGATAGGGTAAAAGTTCTTATGCTGCGTCATAGAGTCACTCAACTTGTTTAACTGTTCTTGTAGCCgctctggatttttttttttgtccattgAGTTGTATTTACTAGGAGGTCTAATTTTGGTTTCTTTGATCAAACTCTTTGATCTTTCATCACTATTTGGGCTGCCACATTCAACTGTAGAATAAGTTTGCACGATGTTCAAGGACCTTTTGCAGTGGTGAAGAATGAGTTGGACTCCCTTTATTTTAATGGTGCCTTGCTATGCTACTTCAGGATGTTGTGCCCCTAATTTTCATTTTCAAGTAATACAATGAAAATGCGAATATATGCTGTGTCTTTAGTCTCAACCTTCCAACATATTCACACCAAAAGAACTTCTAAACCACTTTTCAACAACAAAACAcctagtataatcccaccaggtgaGTCTGAGAGGGTAGAGCGTACGCAGACATTGTAAAGGTAGAGGCTGTTTTCGATAGACCCCTGACCTCTAAACCACTTTTCAAGTGCGAGAATTGCCTTTCCAAATGCTCTTTTATTGAAAATCTGAACTCTGAAGTTATGTAATGCAGTTTGAGTTGTAACTTATTGGTCACTGAATTGTCTCTATTGGAATATAAGGTGAGGTCACGTATTACATTTTCAAGAACACAAACCCTTTGTTCTTCTATAATATAAACTTTTTAATTTGATTATAACAATTTAGTACTAACTCGATAATTCAATATTTATATTTCATTATGTCAGATAAAAGTATTTGTCACAAGTATAGAGGGTTCTACTAAATTTTATCCTTGAATATGTGATGAAAGTAAGTGCCAAATAAGTATGTTCAGAAGACAAATAAAAATAACGCATACTATAAATTTTCTGGTGTGCCAAATTTATTATCTATGTCTTCCAAACATAAGGCTACTAATAGAGTTACGATCACAAATTTCCATCGCTAAAAGTCACCCAACATGAGGTTCTTCTTGTCTCAAGATAACGTGGTCCATACAATATCCCTCACTTAAGACAAAAGCCACTCTAAACATTCTATGAAGAAAAAACAGGAACCTCATCAAGATGAACAACATGATATTGAAATCCTCAAGGCTGTTGCACAAGCCTGGCATGGCCACTCCAGCAGCCGTAGAACAACAGCCGAGTTCGACGCGCACCGCCACAATTTCAAGAATAAGCCATCAAGATTCAAGCTTGAAGCTATGAACAGGACAACTGATGGTGGCACAGGCAAATGGGATTTCAACCAATCACTTTGGGATTCTTATGAGATTCTCAATGTGTCTAAAAAGTTAGAAGCTGGGCTAGTGCTAGACCATCCATTGGATGAACCAATCCGAATTGGACAGAAACGGAAAGAGAGTAAGAATAGCTTAAGAAATTTGCTCAATAGTGTGTCTTCAAGAAGATATAACGAACCTAATTTAGACACCAGATAAGGATGGTATATTTTTTAACTGTAATCTTTCCATTACTTTGGTAATATTAAATTTGGTTTCGTTTTCTAAAAGAAGCCAAGAGAGCTCTATTTCTCGATTATTTTCGTTTTCACATATGCTGATTCTTCTTTACTTTTTACGAGAATTTCGTATATATGATGACATCACTTAGCTGAGGGAAGCACAAAATGCGTTGTGCTGAAGCCTGCAGCTACAACCACCAGTTGGGTGAATAAATGAAAAAAACAAGAGTGGCTAGCGTTTAGCCACTTGTGGGGATGTTTTGGTTTTTTTATTCTCGTCCTACTAGTCGAAGTCCCCACACTTTTCACATCAGCTAGGAGGTTGATTGAACAGCAATATTTAGGAATCATATGCCTTAGAGATAGGAGATTTAGGAAATCTTTGCACATTATGGTTTTTCCTCTCTTCAACTGAATTATTGTAccttgttttggaagattcctGCAAGATTGGAACTTGAAGGGTCCTTTGTGACGGGAAAGTGGCCTCCTAGTCTAGAAGGGGTGGCGGGGGGAGGGGGAGCAGTAATTCGTGAGCGTCTTGTGCAAGAGACTtggaattacagaaacaaacagAAAGGCAATTATCCTATAAAGGAATTCATCTACAAACTGCTGAGAACAcgattaagtaaataaaagtgtgctCTTTCTAACAACTTAAGCTTTTTAGATGAGATGGTGACACACTTCAACATAAACTATTAGCGATAGTCTCTAACTTTTGTGCACGGACAGTACATAGTTTTGGTTATACCGTAAGTTTATGTTGACCTACAATGACAAGTAACTATATATGTCAAATTTGAGTTGGTAACCTTAAAAATACAGTAAGTTACCTGCAATAACCACTAAAACTGCAGTGACAGTGTCAAATTGCTTTAATCAttagtgtatataacttaaatccttaGTAAAACAGCTGCTTCTATGTCTTCAATTGCTTTATTgcttctcctttctttttttctgCTAAATGTTGCTTGCGATAACAGAATAAAGTGgaagatttgtttaaaaatgAGGCTTTCTTCGTCTAAGTTTTAGATGGATTAGAACTTTAGAAGATGCTGGTGCAAATTAGATGAGAGAAAAGCTAAGTTGTTTGGATGATACCAAAGCTGGTCCTATTTGATGAACAAGTTGCAGAGGATGAGCAAATAGCTAATAACTTCAAATTTCATTACATATCAAGTATTTGCATGCAGATTAAAAGTAAACAGAACTGTAAAGCAGTCTATGGTCAAGCGTTATAAGATAGATATTTTATTATACAAGTCATTCAACCTGATAGATATTTTATTATACAAGTGATTCAACCGATATTGCCTGCCAAGCAACTAGTCGTATGCTCAATAGACCTTAAAAGTGTCCATCTTTGCAAGCTCAAAGTTCTTGTGTTTCCTCTTGATGAAGCTATCAGCTTCATCATCAACCTTTTCCTCTGTGACTTCTTGTTGCCCTTTCCTACCGACTTCACTGGTTTTGTCACACTCTACAAAGTGGGCTTTCTTTTGAGCTTCAGGAGCATGGTATCCACTAGGAAAGTTGTATTTATACGGATTGCCGTACATATTGCTCTTGTGATTATCAACCTTTTCTGTGACTTCATATTTACCGTTCCTACCGACTTCACTGGTTTTGTCAGACTCCGCAAAGTGGACTTTCTTGTGAGCTTCAGGAGCACGATACCCATGGTGATTTCCACTAGGAAAGTTGTGTTTATACCGATTGTCATACATGCTGCCCTGTTCTTCATGAATGACTCTCTCCTCTTTGATCATTACTGGCATTCTTGTGCGAGCAATGTAATCCTCACCAGATCTCTCTGAATAAGGCTGCTCACTGGAAGGGCAACgtgatctccaatacatttttcCTTGTTTGATTGATACGCTAAAGCCTTAACAAGTACATGCCTTACCCTTTAGTCTGTGTCAAACAGTAGATATTCCATCGAGTAGAGAAGAATAAGCCTACTGGAGAGCTTAAAGGATAATTTTCTGAACTTTATGGTCTTGGGAAATATTAGCACCATCCATTCGATAAGAAGATTACAGATTTTGGGTCGTGGAAGAATAAACATGTTGTAATTTGTATGCTTTCCAAGTTTGAAACTTTTTGACTTCGTTTGAGCTATATCAGTATGGGTGGATTCTATCCAGCTTCATGATGAAGCAGAGTTAGCATATAAGAATCAACAGCTGGAGACAATGTTCTCCTCTTGttcccaacaacaataacatactcagtgaaatcccacaatgtggggtctggaaaGGAtaaagtgtacacagaccttacccctatctcgaaAGATAGAGAGGCTCTCTTCTTCTTCCCATTCCTAATAATAGAGACCCTCCTCACTTTTTGACTATGTGAGAAGCTCGGACTTTTCAAAATTGTTGcagcacccgtgtcggatcctccaaaagtgcACTACTTTGGAAGATCCAACACGTACTCAGCGGCATTTTGAAGTCCAAGCAACACAGCATTTTGATGTTTTAAAACATAACACTATTGATAAGCTTCACTGATGATTCTATCCTGGTTGCGAGTATTCGAATCACATTTCCCTTCCAACGTTCATGGTGACAATACTATTCGAAATTTTTGTTGTCTCAAGAATTCAGGTTCTTGACACCTTTGATAAAACTTGTGGGAAAACATCTAGTCTATTCTGTTAATTTTCCTTTATGAGAATTTGTAGCTGCTAAGGAATTATTACATCTTTCGGGAAACAGAAAAGGTAGTGTGAATAATGTTTAATGATCTCTCGAACTCCAGTTTGAAATTCACTAGATAAGTCTACTTTAATCTGAAAAAGCAAGCTAAAATCATCTTTTAAGACTTTGTATTTCTGCTGTCTCCTGAGCTATTTAGTTTCTCTTTCATCAGAATTTCTCTTACACGCATCAAGCTCTTGAAGTTGCACAAAAGGATGAATAGAGAAAGAAAAACAGTTCTGCAACATCATTAACTCGTTTCTTGTCCCAATACTCGCTCCTTTCGGCGATATTGGCTGCTGTTCTCAAATCAGCAATTTGCAGGTCTGATCTGTTTTAATACTATCATATTCCCTTATCTTTGGTCACTTTTCTACCAAAAGATTTGTCTTCTTGCTCTTGCTCGTCATCTCCTTTGACATGACTTGACAGACTCGTACATTCATCAGCTTAGCTTGTGGTATTTAACAGTTAGTACTACAGCAATAATTAAGGTTCAGTGTATGTATATTATTCTTCCTCTACTTAGTTAAATATTCACACTATATTGTTACAACTGTTTCTTGAAATATATTAGGCCACATTTACACGTAGCTTTATTCTGATAATTATGAAGGCAAAAAGATAAAAGCCTTGGATCAGAAAAGGCTAATGGAAGTGTTTGCCCAAATGGAAACCAGATAACTTTAGATATAATACTATATTTTATATTGCACAGACCAAATCAAACGTACAAATCTACTGAGCTCTATGGGTACAGCAAGGTGAACATAAAAGGTTTTCTTGATGGAAGCAAACTGATTGTAAAACTGGCACGTATCCGTATATGCATAGCATACTATATAGATTATTGAAGAAGAGCGGTGCTAATAACATGGAACTCTTTAACTTGACACTTTGAAGGTCCTCCATTTGTGGAGTCCAAAATTCTTGTGCTCCTGATTGATGGAGCCATCAGCTTGAGCCTCAACGTTCTTCTCTTTATCATTCTTGTTCAAATCAGCGGTTTCCTTAGACTCCACGAACTGAACCTTCTTCTGGGACTCTGCGTCAGGGTTCTTTTGACGATTCAAGCTAGACTTTTGTCCTTTGTAACCTAATTTGTTTTTGAAAAGAGAGAAAACGCTGGGGTAGAGAGGAATATCAGGGTGCATCGTTGGGGTTTTCTCCATTTTTTTAAGATGATTGTGGTATTCGTCATCGGAATTAGTTGATTTCCAATATTGCTTGGATCTCATCTTTTCTTGAGCTGCTAAAGTAACTAGCCCTTGTTCTTTCTTCAGAGTAATTGCAGTTTGAGCAGCAGATTTAAAAAGGACCAAACACACTGCCTAACATATTCCAAAAGGATAGATGCCGAGATTTGCAATTGAATCTGATTCCTTCTCATTAGTCAGTATCCAACAGTAGTTATTCTATTGATATTTCGGCAGAGAATCAAAAGGGTTAACTATTTTGTATTCTGCAAAACTTAACATTCTTATATATGATGATAGTGATCACATTTGTCGATCTCAAGATACTCTTTGATATTTAAGTTTTCTAGCAAAGAGACTCCAATCTATTTAAGTCAATGTCAAATAATTCACTCTTAGCTACAGGTTAGCTTGAATTAGACATGTTATCGATATTTGGAGTCATTAATGTTGCAAGTATATAGGAACAAATGTTTTGTTGCTCGATGATTTCCTACTAAAAAAGAAGCAGCAGCTCCAGGTTGATATGATTCCTTAATAGTTCTACTATTCAAAGTTTGAGTTGTCTTAAGAACTCAGGTTCTGGACCCCTTCGATAAAACTTTTGGGGAAAGCACATACTAATATGTTCCAATAAATTTCCTCAGAGAGAAATTTTAGCTGCCACGGAACTATTATATCTTTGTGGAAACAGAAAAGGTTGCGCAAATGTTTAATGATCTCTCAAACTTCAGCTTGAAATTCACTAGCTAAGTCTACTTTATCTGACAAAGCAAGCTAAAATCATCTTTTAAGACATTGCATATTACTCCTGAGCTATTTAATTCCACCTTTGGCTACTGTTAATCCATTAAACTCTTCCATTGCAGTTTTTTCCACGTTTCTACCAAAAGATTTGTCTTCTTGATCTTGCTCGTCCGCTCATTTGACATGAGTAGAGAGATCAGCTTGGCTTGTGGTAGTTTATAGTTAATAATACTACAATATTAAGGATCTATGTATAGTATTCTTCCTCTACTTAATTAAGTATCCGCACTATATTGTTACAACCGTTTCTTGTAATATATTAGGCCACATTTATGCGTAGCTTTATTCTGATATTTAGGAGGTAAAAGATAAAAAGCCTTAGATCGGAAAAGGCTAATGGAAGTGATTGCCGAAATTGGTATCAGATGACTGTAGATATAATCATATTATATTTTCTATTAGATAGACCAAACCAAACTTACAAATCTACTGATCGAGATTTATGGGTACAACAAGGCAAACATGAAAGGATTTTCTGATGGAAGCAAACTGATTGTAAAGCAGGCATGTATTATATATTTATAGCATACTATGTAGATTACTGAAGTATAGTGGTGCTAAATTGCTAAGATGGAAACTCTTTAACATGAGACTTTGAAGGCCCTCCATTTGTGGAGCTGAAAACCCTTTTGCTTCTGGTTGATGTAGCCATCAGCTTGCGCGTCAGTGTTCTTCTCTTTATAATTCTTGTTCAGTTCAGCAGTTTCCTTAGACTCCGTGAACTGGACCTTCTTCTGTAACTCAGTGGCCGGATTATTTCGATGATTCAAGCTAGACTCTTGGCCTTCATAGCTTGCATTGTTTTTTAAAACAGAGTAAACGTTGGGGTAGCGAGGAACATCAGGGTGCATGGTTGGGGCTCTCTCCATTTTTCTAAGATGATCCAGGTATTCATCTTTGGATGCTGTTTCCCAGTACTTCATGGATCTCATATTTCTTGCTTTGCTAAAAAGTAAATAGCCCTTGTTCTTTCTGCAGAGTAATTGCAGCTTGAGCAACAGATATAAAATGGCTCAAACACACTGCTTAAAATATTCCCAAGTGATAGATGCTGAGAGTTACAATTGAATCTGATTCCTGGTAGATGCTGACCTCAGATTTACAATTGAATCTGATTCCTGATAGATGCTGAGATTTACAATTGAATCTGATTCCTTATCATCAGTCAGTATCCAACAGTTGTGATTCTATTGATATTTCGGCAGAGAATCAAAAGTTTAGGAACAGGTGTTATCATGTTACTGACAGTTGGAGGCATTGTTGCAAGTATTTAGGATCATGTTACGTTACTCAAGGTTTCCCTCTATAAAAACAGCGGATTCGGGTTGATATGATTCCTTAATAGTTCTACTACTCCTATGACATGCAGTACACGGGCATTCGTGTTTCACATTTTTATCCTTGGGCAATCGAAAGAGGAAACGGAAGCTTCTGAAAAATGTTACTACAGAAACTGTGAATACACACTATATTTATACTAAACTTCGCGTACTTTACCCAAATGATTTAATGCAACACAGTACAGAGGCCTGGTTAGAATGTCTAAGCCACATATGTTGCTTACATCAAATTACATTGTGTTATTCCAGTCAAGTGATATATTAAATGAGAATTAATCTTAACTATAGATGACATCCTTGACTGATTGGCTAGGTATAAACTGTAAACTAGGTAAGAACAAGTTTTTAACTAATGTAAATTCCGTCCTAATGTTGCCCGTCTTTTCAACCAAAGCAAAATTAGTCTTTTTATTTCTAGCGCATTTTTTTATAATTGTATCACGAAGCTTATCTATTTTAAGATGTAAAAAGAGTGGTTGGATTAGTTTCTTTCTTCACTGTTGATTTGAGAATATTACCGATTGAAATCTTCCATCTTTATACATTAGTACGAGCAAACCTCTACTTTATTTCTTGTAATAGCACTCTATAGTGGCGGACAGCATAGGTTGGAATGGTGGATCAAATGCTAATATGAACTTTGATAGTATCAAATAGGAAAATTTACCTGTCATAGTTaactctaagacttatttatgaataataactaccttattttttatttaatttttgtagctttatttttccaaaattacatttcataactggtccactaacttttgaaatacatgtacctctttattctccctcactacacatttaagatttatcatcttctccaaatCCTAAAAAAAATTATCTCTCCTCACTGCCGCCTCTCTCCCCTTCCCCTCACTGCCGCCTCTCTCCCCCCCTTTCTCTATCTCCAGCCTCTATTCTCCTTCCCCTCACGTACCCCTCCATCCTTTCTCTATCAACACCACCCACGCCGCCGTCAACACCACCACCACTATTACTACCATCTCCATCTCCAAACTCTAAAAAAACCTTAAGCTTCTAGTTCTTCAGATCTGAAATCCATTTGCTTCAGGTATTAATCTTAACAAAATGCCAACCCCAGTAAAGTGTAAAATACAAGTTTTCCATTGAGACGTTGGGGAATCTATGCACAAATTTTGGTTAGTGTAATGATGCGTTCCGAAGTTTTCAATTCCACAACATCAACTTGAAATAGACAGTTTCTTAAGAGGCTTCTTTGTGGCCTTAGCGTTCTCCTTAAGGAACTTCAAACATCAAATTCCCCAAATACttacttcttttttttaattccctgtaacaccccgtagctttaacgaaagttttgaccacgatcctagacttagaacatcagataaagaatgtgggaattgaaatttttccgttcagttgtgatacggtagtttacgcccatgaacagtggtcgtattctaatttacgaccatgaacagtgtccgtaaactgaaaccaagaagttctgaacattctggaatttgacattttgaggtcatatggttaaatacggaacGTATTTTACTTTaaggcccgtatttcaaaacgagtttggaatttgggaaatcttccttgatgaaagttgtagagcattgaaatacctttccaacggtatcttacgggggtcaaacggacctctgtacaaagatttatggtcattttactgaagagaggcagtgcagTCCGTAAATCAAAATGTAAAttaatttacggcccgtaaactgaaaatacgacCAGCACTGTTCAGGTTGTAATTTGCACTTTCACAGAACACTATATAtccgtccatatcagttcaactcattatttttcactccCTCAAACCCTAGGACGacttcctactctcctccaacatcaagaacaccaaggtaagtccattctaattattccaactcaattctaacatatattcttgtaatctaaacaagaaatcatcaatcctaatctagggttttcaagaaaacccatctcaagattcaagaatcaagatttaggaaatcttctacaaaatccaagtctttaattcaagttttggagcaactaaggtatgtagaacttccatccacatgtgggaatctctatgttcttccccatgcttcgttacCTTGATaatcatgaagttcaaatcttagggcattaaacccaacatattggtagcccatatttacgtatttatgtacatgaagtttgtatctatattcgttgttgtattcctaatcttccattacggttattaggaaccctagcttaatccatgaatcatgaattcttcctcatgtgttctcattatgttcatatgaaacttaatgattttattttgcaagttacaaacatgttttcaagtcaattacatatatatgattatgaactattgttattactcatgaatcaagaatatgtttacaagctatttcatgaaaccatattttcaagctatttcatgaaaccatgtttacaagctatttcatgaaatcatgtttacaagttatttcgtgaaatcatgattacaagacaagtacaagttaattcacgaaaccatgttacaagttatttcgtggaatcatgattacaagttaattcacgaaaatcatgggcttcttagccaactatattatgttcatgttttggggagTTACACgcattaccgagaaggctcagatagcctgaaactatgtagccaccataggacaaggatcgctccgcctagttaggacgataccttaattttacactgaatggttccatcatgtacgttactaccttataccctggcaaggtataggggctcaactggttcggcgaggtaccagactccacgttcCCACGTGGTTTTAtcatatgtcggtttatgaaatgctctccctacttatcatgtttttacttatgttatatatatatatatacaaatgcactcatgctcatgttcatgtccaggttttcagtttcagttcttatcatgttattccatgtcccatgttatttctttcagttgttttacataccagtacattcaatgtgctgacgtcccctttttattgcccgggggcctgcatttcacgatgcaggtactgatatacaggacgacatatctgctcagtaggacaacattcgtatcaacttattggtgagccccatctcattcggggtttagtcaacttttgttttatgattaattatgcatctaaggtatgctggggccttgtcccagtaagtatgttttccagtcggatcatgatagaggtttcatagactagacaagtcagttatgttatgtcagacattcggagtcgtatagccaattttggctcattcatgttatttccgcactcatgtttaaacaaatgtttttattaagtattatgacttattacgttttataaaggttcatcatgcattcacgctatatttccgctcatgtatgtatcatgatgattcagcaagccatgtggttcgctcggtcacacgcagtcaggcaccgagtgccgtgttacgtccaggccatggttcggggcgtgacattccCCTTTCTTGATTGAATTTTTTCTTTATTCCTCTATCTAATTGAAACCTCTTTGTTGGCATGTGATGTGAAGCTAGAGATAAGTAATTATCCAAGCAGCATGTTAGAAAAATGACACTGCAATGCACATAAAAACTCGTAGCTTTTAGAAGTATCAAGGTAGAgttgtggtggttcggtagggTTTGTGGTTGTGGaggttgtatttttttttttgttatagtgTATTTTTTTGTATTCGCTTTGTATTTCGAAGGAGAAAATGTATATTCGtcatttttttagtgtatttcaatgtactgtttcagtatatttcagtgcactgtttcagtatatttcgctatatttcaatgtatttctaatttacgaaataatttctgatacatttcattgtatatacgcatactacaattttatatttcttaaacaatcaaccatatttgattgtattccagtgtatatctttctgtatttggaagtatttctaaaagtctGGAAttgagtaatttggagagagaaacgtgggttgttatggaacttcagccgttatgcgtgatacatgattgatttaatttgacttaccatttaaaatgaaagaagagaatatgttccataaatacagcctatttttactctgccaaattttgtattttcgtgtatttcaaAAAAGCGAAATACAAGCTAATACAACAAAAACCAGCAAAAAACTTTTGAATGGAGTAATTGTGATAGAGAGACGTTAGCTGTAATGGAACCTCATGAGGTTTGcgtgaatcatggaaccattaatacaaattaccatataatttgaaaaagatttttattgccataaatatagccttttttttattcaacagatgcgctgtatttcactgtatttaaaaaacgcgagatacaactgaaatacagccaaaagcagctacgaattgtaaatcttcaacttatagctataacttgttagaagctgttaaaaggtagttatttgtgtaagttttaccaTCAAATAAGGGTGTCAAATATGGTCCAAAAGATTACGGCCCGTCCAACCTACTCAAAATTTTATAGATTGGGCTCAAGATAATTTCATATTGGGttgattttagcccaacccaacataGCTCATTTTAAAGTGTTCTTCAACTTAGCTCAATACTAACCCAATTCTAGCCcgtttttaagatttacttaatTTGGGTTTATTGCTTGAGATCTACTTT
The nucleotide sequence above comes from Lycium barbarum isolate Lr01 chromosome 3, ASM1917538v2, whole genome shotgun sequence. Encoded proteins:
- the LOC132631379 gene encoding uncharacterized protein LOC132631379, with amino-acid sequence MKKKQEPHQDEQHDIEILKAVAQAWHGHSSSRRTTAEFDAHRHNFKNKPSRFKLEAMNRTTDGGTGKWDFNQSLWDSYEILNVSKKLEAGLVLDHPLDEPIRIGQKRKESKNSLRNLLNSVSSRRYNEPNLDTR